From the Streptomyces sp. NBC_01216 genome, the window GCAGCCGGGCCATCGAGCACGCCCTGAACGAGCGGATCGCCGACATGCAGCGGCTGCTGTCGGACCTGCGGTCGGTGGCGGACCGTCAGGCCGCCTCGATGGCGGACCGGTTCGCCCCGCGGCCCGCCATCGACAAGCTGCTCCAGAGCGTCGACCCGTTCCTCGCCGAGCGGGTCGTCAGAGGTGTCCCGGGCAGCGACGAGCCGATCGTCCGGATGGGCTTCCTGGGCATGCTCAACAGTCGTGCGCTGGCCCCGCAGCGTCCGCCGGGCGTGACCGACCAGCCGCCCAAGAACCCGCGGATCAAGGGCCGGATGGCCGGGATGTCGCCGGCCCGCTGGGGCGACGACGACGTCCAGGCGGCCCTGCGGGAGCAGGACGCCTGGTACCAGTGGCGCAGCCGCGCGCTGTGGCACGAGGCGTGGCGGGAGCAGCAGCAGCGCTGGCAGTCGCAGGCGGACGCGGCCGGAATCGACCTCGGGCGGCTGGTGAACGCCTTCCGCAAGCACTCCGACCAGGAGCGCAAGGTGTCGCAGCAGAAGGGCCTCGAACTCTACGAGGACCGGACCGGGATCTCGTACTTGTTGCCGCCGCAGCGGACCCTCAACCACTTCTACGAGGACCTGGTCGCCCGGCTGATCCGGCGTGAGGGTCTGCGCGAGCACGACGACGAGGCCGCGCTGCTGCTCACGATGCTCGACGGGGACACCTGGCGCGCCGTCCACGCGCAGAGCCGGCGTCACCCGGACGGCGCGGTGGCCACCGTCAAGGCCCAGTTGGAGGGCCGGATCACCCGGTTGTTCGCCGAGTCCGGCGAACATCTGGAGGAGCGGCCGCTGCTGCCGGCGATGAGCACCCTGCTCTCCGCCGCCGCGGGTGACGCGGACGCCACCGACCAGGTCAGCAAGGAGGCGCTCGACCTGTTCGGCCGGAAGCTGACCGGGCTGCTGCCGGTGGGGTTCACCCCCGAGGGAACGGGTCCGCTACGGGTCCTCGTCACGTATCCGCGGGTACAGGCCGTGGAGGAGGTGCAGGAGTACCTCGGCAAGGCGCTGCGGCTGCCGTCGGACGCCAATAACTCCGTGGAGTACCGGGGGGTGGAGAGCGATTCGATCACCGTGGTGCTGTTCCGCAGCGAGATGAGCCTGACCCAGGTGCCCGAGGCCCGTAAGGTGCTGCGCCAGTGGGCTCGGGCGAAGGACTCGGAGCAGGCCCAGGACGTGCTGCGCTGGCGTCAGCGACTGGGATTCCGGGACAGCTGGATGGTGAGCAGCGAGGAGGACCGGCGCACCATCCTGCACCGGATCCTGTGCTGCGTGTGGAACGGTCAGGTGGACGTGTTCGACGGGGACCCGGCGTCGCCGGGGCGGGTGCGGCTGCGGCTGTTCCCCGAGACGGGCGAGCACGTGCCCGGTGTGCGGCTGCGGCTGGGGGACTTCCCGGGCGGGGTGTCGAGCTGGGCGGAGTTGCTGCGTTCGTACGAGCGCTGGACCGTCCTCGACGACGAGCGGACCGTCGAGGACTACTGCCGGGAGCTGATGGGGGCGCAGCCGCTGGGGCTCGCCCGCAGCGGGAGCGAACCGCATCCGCTCTTCGTGGAACTCGTCGAGAAGATCGCCCCGCTCCAACTGGACCTGCTGGAGGAGCGCCGGGCACGCGGCGGCGAGCGGGTCGAGGGCTGGGTGCGGCCGCTCTGGGAGTTCTGGGCGGAGACACTGCCGGCCGCTCTGGACATGGAGTTCGGCGACCAGCGGGCGATCCAGCCGACGCTGCGCACGCTGCTGGAGCACGTGCGCGGCGGGGCCCGGGTGCCCCACGCCCGCAAGGAGGCGGTGGAGCGACGCCGGCCCGTCGCCGATGACGACGACTGGGGCACGGCCCCGCGGTCGGCGACGAGGGGCGCCTCTCCTTCCGGTGGCCTCACGGAACACGGGGGCGACCGGGTCCCACAGGGCGAATGGGGTACGCGTGACGACCGGGGCGTACGGAACGACCGGGGCTCAATGGACGAGGGAGGTCACGGGGAGTTCGGAGGCGAGCGGGCCGGCCGGTCCGGCTGGGCGGACCATGCCGACCGGGACCCGGACGCCCGGGACACCGGGGGCGATCCGACCGACCGTGGGGCGGACCGGACGGAGCAGGAGGAGCGGACACACTGGCCCGTCCGGTCGGACCGGCCCGCCAGGTCGGGCCCGCCGGAACCGGGGAGCCGAGCCCCCTGGGAGGGCCGGGGGGGCGGCACCGGGCCGGACGGGTGGGGCGTCGGCCCGCGACGGGAACCCGGTCCGCACGACCCCGCGGACGACACCGGGCGCGGCGACGGGGCCCGGAACGGCTCCCGGGAGCGGGCCGGCGGACACGCGGACGGCGACGACGGCCGGCCGTGGGCGCCCTGGGACTCCCCCCGTGTCTCCGGTGCCGCGGACGGTGCCGGCGACGCCCGCACCCCCGAGGGCGACCGTGCCCGCCGCAACCCCTGGGACGGTGACGCGGAGTGAGTACCCCCGAGGACATCGGCGCCGTCGTCCACCTGGACCTCCGGTCCGGGGCGGCGGAGATCGGCGACGCCCCGGCGCTGCGGGCCAGGGTCGCCCGGGAGCTGGGACAGGCGGGACTGCCGGAACCCGACCACCCGCTCTTCCTGGTCGTGGACACCCCCGCCGGGCTGACCGACCATCAGCGGCAGTACGAACTGCTCGCCGCCTACCGCGCGCTGGGCGAGGTACGGCTGCTGGTGCTGCTGGTGGGCAGCGCCCCCGGCACGTACGCGGGGGCGGACGAGGCGTTCCGGGCGGACCGGCGTCTGGTGCGCCCCGCCGTGCTGCGCTCCTCCGGCACCGCCCTGCTGTGGGCGGGCGATCTGCGCTCCGCCCGGACGGCACTCGAACAGCCCGCCCCCGACGAACCTCAGGCGCTGGCCGTCCTGGTGGACCTGCTGTCGGTCCCGGACGTGTTCCTGCGGGTGCTCGACGAGGTGCGCACCCTGCCGGATGCCGTCGCCGCGCCCGGAGTGCGGCTGCTGGAGCAGGATCTGCCGCCGGAGGTCCGCGACCACGCCTGGCGCGACGCGCTCACCCGGTTCGCGGGCGAGGACGGCTCGCCCCGGCCGGATGCCCCGTCGGCCGCGTGGTCCGCCACGGACCTGCCGGAGCCGCTGCGGGGCCTGGTGGCCGGCCGGGGCGCCGGCGACCAGCCGCACCGGGAACCGGGGGGCGCCGCCGAGAGCGCGTACCGGGCGTGCGCGGAGGCCCTGGACGAAGCGGAGGACGCGCTGGCGGACCTGCGGTCCCTTCCCGGGCTGCTGAGCTCCCGCGGCAGGGAGACCCTGGAGGCGGATCTGGAACGGGCGGACCGGGCCCTGGGAGAGTACCGGGAGCTGGTCGCCACCGCGCTGCACAGCGGCGGGTCCGGTGCGTCGGCCGAGGCCGCGGAACGGCTGACGGCGCTCGGGCTGCGCGTCCCGTCGGCGGAGGGCGTGGGCGAACGGATCGGCGAGGGCCTGCGGGAGTTCGCCGGCCGGCTGCTCGGGCAGGGGCTCGCCCTGCGCGCGGTCGCCCAGCGATTCACGGCCCTCGCCGGCCGGGTGGAGCCCGTGCCGGGTTCGGCGCTGCTGCCCCGGCTCGCCGGACACTCCGCCGACGCGGTGGCCCGCCGGGCGGCGGAGCCGGGCGGCCCGGTGTCCCCGGCCACGACCGGAGTCACCGCGGTGGCGGCGCTCGCGGGGCTGCTCGGCGGGCTGTGGCAGGGCCCGTCGGCCGCCCTCGCGCTCGCCGTCCCCCTGGTGGTCCTCGGCGCGGCACTGCTCGGCGCCGCCCGGCTGCGGGACGGCGCGCGTCCAGGGCACCGGCCCGTCGGCCCCCGGATCGCGGCCTTCTTCGGCGCCGCCGCCGGAGTCGGCCTGGCGTACGCGACAGGGCCCGCGCTCTGGCTGAGCGCGGTGGGCCTGACCGCGGGGCTGGTGCTGGCGGTGGAGGCGGCGCGCCGGCGGTGGCGCACCGCGGCGGACTTCTGGGCCGCCCACCGGGGCACCGCCGTGGTGCGCGGCGCCCTGGACGGACTCGACGCCCTGCTCGCCGAGGCGGTGCGGGAGCACTGGGCCGCCGAGGAACGCCTGTACTGCGCCGACGCCGCCCGGTCCGTGGCGGGGATGCTGCGGGCGACGGCGGCCGCAGCGGACGGCGAGGCGGTGGCCGCGCCGGAACGGCGCACCGCCGGTCAGGCGACCCCCGGAGGCCCGGCCGCCGAGGACGACTGGCTGTGCAGCGCCTCGGCCCTGGAGACGGCCGCCTTCGCCATGCCCGGCGACGGCGGCGCGGACGACGACTGGGCGAGCGCCTACGCGTGGGAGGACGGGCCCGCCCGGGAACCGGTCGAGGGACGGTCCTCCGCCGCCGGCTCGGACTCGTGGGAGGGGACCGGCACGTGGCAGGACTCGCAAGGACCGTGGCGGGACCGGACCGCCGCGGTGCCGCGCTGGCTGGAGCGGGAGAGCGGTGACGGCGGGCCGGAGCTGGTCACCACGCTGGCCGGAGATCTGACGGACGCGGCGCTGGCCGCGATGGCGCCGTACTGGGGTGCCGTCGAGCGCGGGCAGGCCGGTGCGTCGGCCGGGCGGCGCACCGAGGAACGGGTCCGCGAGCTGCTCGCGACGGCCCGCCGTCACCTGCGGGTCAACGGCGTCCTGGCCCCGCCTCCGTTCGCCGCCCGGCACCGCACGCGCAGCGCCTCGGCGAAGCTGCTGGGCACCGATCCGTACCGGGTCGCCGAACTGGTCGGAGCGGAACCGGACCGGCAGACCGTGGTGCAGCTGTCGTCTCCCGAGCAGAGCACGCTGCTCAGCCGTGATCCGGCCGCGGCGGTGTGGATCAGGTTCGCTCCGGACGCCGTGCGCGGCGAGGTCGAGACGGCCTGGCGGGCGAGCGGTACCGCATGGGCTGAGGAGACCTTGTGGACCGCGTCGGGGCGGTACGCGGGCCTGATCCGGCTCACGCCGCTGCGCATGGGGGTGGTGGACACCGTCCGGCCCCGCCAGGGAGCCGAGCCGGCGGACCTCCCCGGGCCGGCGGACCCCCCCTACGTCGACCGGGCGGACGCATACGGGCGCGGGGACGGGGACCGCTGGTGACCCGCATCCCGCACCCCTGCCCACGGCCCACGCAGGCACGAAAGGACGGCGACCGCAGGTGACCCGCAGCTCCACCTCCCCCGGCACGGGGCCGGACCCCGCGCGGGGGAACACCCTCGCCTTCACCGTTCCCTCGGGACGGCGGCGCGTGGCCCCGGCACGTCTCGGCCCGGAGGGCCGTCGCGATCCCCTCCTGCCCCAGCAGATCCGCAACGGCATCCTCGACGACGAGGGCCTGCCGTTCGTCCAGGTGCGGCTGTCCGCCGCCGACGCGGCGAACCCCGCCTCCCGCGCGCTACTCGACACGGAAGCGGGCACCGCCCTGCGTCTGCACCGGGCGCTCGCCGACACGGAGTACGCCTCGCTCTTCCCGACGATCCTCGGGTACGAGCTGGACACGGCCGAGCCGTTCCTGCTGTACGCGGCGCCACGCGGTGTCCCCACCGCGCGCACCCATGTGATGTCGGCGACCGACCAGCGCGTCCTCGCCCGCGAGCTGCTGCTGGCGCTGTGCCTGCTGGACGGTCAGGGCCTGGTGCTGCGCGGCGTCTCGCCCGCCACCGTCCTCTGGGACGGCGCGTCCGTCCAGCTCTGGGGCCTGGAGAGCGCGGCCCCCGCGGGCAGGCCCAGGACCCCGTGGGGTCGGGCGCCGTACAGCTCCCCCGAGCAGCGTCGCGGCCACGGGCTGGTCGAGGCCCGCGACAGCGTGTGGAGCGCCGCGCAGGTCCTGTACCAGCTCGTCACCGGCAGGCCGGGGCCCGACGACCGGGCTCCTGGCGACCTCGCCGAGCACCGGGTCCTCGCCGAGACCCTGCGCGGTGCCTTCGCCCCGCTGGCGGCCGACCGGCCGGCACCGGCCCGGCTGCTCGACCTGCTGGCCCCGGGAGCAGCGGGTCGGGTCGCCGTCCCCGCGCCCGTCGAGGGGCCGAACCCGCAGAGGGAGGCGTTCGAGCACGCGCTGCGACTCAAACGCGAGGCCCCGCCCGCCGATCCGGGGCCGGCCGCCGAGCGGGGCGCCGGCGAGGTGCTCTGCCCGTACTGCCTGGAGACCATCCGGCTCGACCTCGGCGCGCTGTTCGTCACCGACAGCAGGATGCAGTACCAGGCGTTCGACCCGGCGGAGATCACCAACCCCCTGCGCCGCCAGGACGTCATGCGGGGGGCCGTCCAGAAGTGCGCGGGGGATCCGGACTTCCCCGACCACTTCATCCCGGTGCCCTACCTCACCTACGGCCGGCCGCTGACCGTCGCCATGGTCGGCCAGTCCTCCGCGGGCAAGAGCCATCTGCTCACCCAGATGATCGCGGAGATCACCGACGGCGGCCTGGAGCCGTACGGCCTCACCGCGCAGTCGGTGAACCCGGAGCAGCACGCGCGGTTCGTACGGGAACGGGTGCAGCCGCTGCGCAACGGACAGGTCCTCGGCCACACCGGCTCCGTGGCGGGCAGGGGCTACGCCCGCTTCGCCGAGTCCCTCCTCCTCACCGACGCCCGGGGGCGGGTCCGCCCGGTCGCCTTCTTCGACCTCGGCGGCGAGGACCTCGTCCGGACCGACTCCACCCTCCGGTTCCTCCTCGGTGTCGACGCCCTGGTCTTCGTCGTCGATCCGGCGCTGGCGCTTCCGCTGCCGCACCTGGACCACGCCCGGGAGCGATGGGGGCTGGAGGTGAACCGGGACGGGGACCTGGCCTTCGGCACCGTGCTGGACCGGCTGCCGAAGAACGGCCCGTATCTGGACGTGGCGGCGGCGATGGTGCTCGGCAAGGCCGACCTCCTGCGCTTCGAGGCACCGGTCGACCGGTGGCTGGCCGAGCCGCGGCGCGCCGCGCTCGACCCCGAGCGGATGCGGGAGGAGAGCCGGGACGTCTACGGCCTGTTGCGTCAGCACGCGGGCCAGGCGTGGCTGCGTCCCTTCGACACGGTGCGCCGCTGCACACTGCACGTCGCCTCGGCCACCGGGGGCCAGGAGGAGCACGGCCGCTATCCGACGGGGTCGAAACCGCGCCGGGTACTGGAGCCGCTGGTGTCATTGCTCGCGATGCACGGCCTGATCGACGTGCCCGGTGGTGTCGAGGCGTTGACCGTGGGGGCGGAGCCCGCCTGGGAGTCGGTGCCCCCGACGGACGCCCACGGTCCGGCGGAGACGGTCGGAGGAGGTGCGGAGTGAGCGACTTCCAGGGGTGGACGGCTCCGGGCGCCGGTCCCACCGGTCCATCCGGTGCGGTGCACCAGCTGGTGTTCCGCTGGGACGGCAACCAGGGCGGCAGGCAGGACACCGGAATGACCGCCGTCGCCCATTCCTGCGCGCCCGGACGCGCGGCGGAGCTGGGCCGCGAACTCGGGCCCCTGCTGTGGGTGTCCGGAACGGCGGCCACCCGGCCCAGCATCGTCCGTACCGTCACCCGCGACGACGCGGGACACGGTGAGGTCATCCTCGTCCGGCGCTGGCCCACCCACGACCGGGCCGGCCGGCCCAGCACCGTCAGTCATGTACTCGTGGGCGGGACGAGGACCCTGAAGACCCGTCAGTGTCTGGGCCTGGCCTACAAGGGATGGGGCACGCGGGAGTCCGCCGAACGCGCCTCCGGGCGGCTGCCCACCCTGCGGAGCGCGGAGCTCGACGACCTGGCGCGCCGAAGACTCCTTGTCATGGGGAAGCGACTGCCGACGGTGCGGGACGCGTTGGTGCAGGTGACCGCCGCATGGCTGCGTGACCCGGCGCAACGGGTGTCACTGCTGGCCGACGGGGAGGAGAAACCAGGCTGGCCTGATCCGGAGGGAACGCCCCTGGTGTACCTGGGGCTGTTCCTGCTCTTCGGTTCCTGGCTGGGTCAGGAGTGGACGTTCGCCACCCACGACACGGTGGACACCCATCCGCTGCGGCTGATGTCCGTCCCGCTCTGGGAACCGGACGCGGGCGGCGCGGGCCCGCTGGCCCGGGTCTCCGGGGACCGCCCCGCACCACGCGGAGACGTCGAACAGCGGGCGGCGGCCCTGCTGGTCGACCGTCTCCTGACCCACCCGCTGGGCGATCGCCCCGGGCTGCCGCAACTGACCGAGGAGCTCCGGGGCGCCGCGACACTGGACTGGTCGCGGCGCAGGGCCCTGCTGGAGCGTGTCCTGGACACCGAGCGGCGCTCCGCGTCCGGCGGGACCGCCCCGCACCACCCCGGGGAGCCCGGACGTGAGCCGGGGATACAGCCCGGACGGAGCCCGGAGCGTGCGACGGCCCGCGAACCCGAGCGAACGACCGGGTGGGTGGCGGAGACGGAGGACGCCGCTCGACGCGCCCAACTGTCGCTGTCCCGGCACCCGCTGGAGCGGCCTCCGGTGTCACGGCCCGCGCCGCGGGGCCGCGCACCGGAGGCGGTCCGGGGCACGGTCCCGGCTACCGGGGCACCGGGGTGGGAGCCGGCGCAGTCCCCGGACCTTCCGCCGGCCCGTCCGACGACACCCACGCAGGCCGCCTCGTCCGCCGGGGCCGGGCCGTCGCTCCACGAGGAACTGCGAACGTACCGGGGTCCCGCGAGGCAGAGCGTGCTGGCGGCCCGCCTCCGCCAGACGCCGGACGAGCACCTCCTGGAGGCCCTGCGGACCCCCGGGCTGCCGCCCTCCGCCGTGGACCTGCTGTTCGCGGAACTGCGACAAGGTCCTCGTCTCAGGGCACGTACGCTGCCGGTGCGCCACGCGCTGTGCACGGAGGTGCTCCGCAACCACCTCTCGCTCGCCGCCGGCCCACCGGACCCCGCGTCCGACTCCCGGACGGCCGGGGACGACCGGGCGGAACGGGCCGCGGAGCTGTTCACCTGGGCCGTGGCCCCCCTGGCCCGGGAGGAGCGCCATCTGCGGGACCTGCAGGAGCTGTTGCACCGGATGACCCACGACCGTCGCCCCGCCGCGAGTGCCTGGCTCCGCCGGTGCGTCACCGAA encodes:
- a CDS encoding tubulin-like doman-containing protein; amino-acid sequence: MKIFQPMLFVGLGGTGGLVGAELERRLRAELCGPDGVALSRQGGHAPYQLPDCLQFVYADYSESDLQRLPQFNVDPSLRAAYARTSRVTHNLLPNFDSSPEVTKMLRASVREEVADWLPPRVDEPKVTPLHSGAGQLPTVGRAALFATLRHSLGPVLEPLLQAIDAIARSAGELSELGGGKVNGCDVFVSFSVAGGTGAGIFLDYLHLINHAFQLRRFDGVKIYPLVMMPSSFSSSTGGGREADLNAARALVDLFRLVDGQNAPTEGSEIGDLDHESGLGVRYPGTQAIRLRTGILPTAFLFSPTAGIRQDDLRRSIVSLVMSLIGTEPGDGRSRGRMTAADDDFQTFAASFINRGVHRSALSPTGIGRQGVSTSLVASMTAPMDQLADLVAGRLLRKAVTDLVERPRGELRDTAVPMVRQLFADSHLEELWERRQLPVTEPDPLPRGSRAIEHALNERIADMQRLLSDLRSVADRQAASMADRFAPRPAIDKLLQSVDPFLAERVVRGVPGSDEPIVRMGFLGMLNSRALAPQRPPGVTDQPPKNPRIKGRMAGMSPARWGDDDVQAALREQDAWYQWRSRALWHEAWREQQQRWQSQADAAGIDLGRLVNAFRKHSDQERKVSQQKGLELYEDRTGISYLLPPQRTLNHFYEDLVARLIRREGLREHDDEAALLLTMLDGDTWRAVHAQSRRHPDGAVATVKAQLEGRITRLFAESGEHLEERPLLPAMSTLLSAAAGDADATDQVSKEALDLFGRKLTGLLPVGFTPEGTGPLRVLVTYPRVQAVEEVQEYLGKALRLPSDANNSVEYRGVESDSITVVLFRSEMSLTQVPEARKVLRQWARAKDSEQAQDVLRWRQRLGFRDSWMVSSEEDRRTILHRILCCVWNGQVDVFDGDPASPGRVRLRLFPETGEHVPGVRLRLGDFPGGVSSWAELLRSYERWTVLDDERTVEDYCRELMGAQPLGLARSGSEPHPLFVELVEKIAPLQLDLLEERRARGGERVEGWVRPLWEFWAETLPAALDMEFGDQRAIQPTLRTLLEHVRGGARVPHARKEAVERRRPVADDDDWGTAPRSATRGASPSGGLTEHGGDRVPQGEWGTRDDRGVRNDRGSMDEGGHGEFGGERAGRSGWADHADRDPDARDTGGDPTDRGADRTEQEERTHWPVRSDRPARSGPPEPGSRAPWEGRGGGTGPDGWGVGPRREPGPHDPADDTGRGDGARNGSRERAGGHADGDDGRPWAPWDSPRVSGAADGAGDARTPEGDRARRNPWDGDAE